The following are from one region of the Malassezia vespertilionis chromosome 4, complete sequence genome:
- the POL5 gene encoding DNA-directed DNA polymerase (EggNog:ENOG503NV4D; BUSCO:EOG09260M44; COG:K) produces the protein MSSTLALFWGLTAVEKKARLEASDNLVNALVAQQDTSLRAPRIEPPALLHIDAEDEEAQAAEERLDQYTSGDVSYSIRRLVRGLASPRENARLGFAVALSELLQRLPGMHAHDVLILLLKHTVVRGNMSGQEARDLHFARLFGIYALVRSGILYADNASLTTFQRSFQVLLAIAAYKSWLSEPSGYVLVQALEPLAKDAMSRPSWADEAIHWSADRICTNKDLSPEKLALFITFQRIDPGLAMEPRIVPPLKSEHLLAASNLPVIARALKEAAPLQVDGDKGAHGPGTWTTHLPFVWNMLLDTYFSVPDASPPNTAPFADFFRIVVDETLFANSASPERKSWGFQVLHKALERAPADVLPFLFTPNLMRTWINQLTEKNRLLHSMAQKTVTYVSEAVKRNPTAGLALVTQLLGEHGRQNFDRVTHTKTIESILSSLDESGIRRYLAYLRGVAYAPAPGDDEKLVTSHRQWVCDQMLALVRSNLVPRMQKWVEDVLLFFAAFGYFAVAKTPKGGWDEILTAPAAPFSKETRTLCQMRLQACLAELKGPNQAEQPWLLAVQAMHAKMWKDDTHFSPTVDDAVKARIEGGTTVLRSVGKAAEKTSKEDVKTRMHAFTALLAAVMLVTYEDDAASPDLVAPLVDAAKSLFPEKKSKREARQEDSAVELLVDILVDLLEISSAFLRAVVSRTFAVFSASISAASLDHLVAQLGVNAEGAGEEMVDEGYEEVEEDENEDDDDDDDNDDDDNDDDNDNDNDDDNDSHDDDTHNDQVDPILRSRIEEAFRASGMVESDEDDAFDDDQMTQLDDKLAEIFKQHSNSRRKESEVIQRDTALFHNKILDLLEIYAKEQSASPLLVRLAAPLFALARGHGDTTPQVATRASQILRSRVCRPKEQVRGDIDAPHLLTELEHTLAFLRTSQDAPLTELGGAVCQFYTKVLLRNDDAQLPEIVKAYDATLRDFLQRKASPVRPAFLLDTIRRFSVLGWALRQPLLDGSRYNFAARTYRQVQDVNMLLVVLQQQCTAETRHASVPIILAFIAKVRDSILDTIRAAVEPTEESMNAQRLKEVLRFALQAVRITARIVSGEKDATGTMTSCWPPAALQDTLAQLQRSPRFSSSTSLHGLLKEMLAVVQRTGTSEALQKNKKRAPATDAAPHDDRPKAAKRAKPQGP, from the coding sequence ATGAGCAGTACCTTGGCGTTGTTCTGGGGCTTGACGGCTGTAgagaaaaaggcgcggctCGAGGCTTCGGACAATCTTGTAAATGCACTCGTGGCACAGCAGGATACATCTCTGCGTGCGCCCCGGATAGAGCCCCCTGCCTTGTTGCACATCGACGCGGAGGACGAAGAAGCACAAGCCGCAGAGGAACGACTCGATCAATACACTTCCGGCGATGTAAGTTATTCCATTCGCCGTCTTGTGCGTGGCCTTGCAAGTCCGCGTGAGAATGCGCGACTTGGGTTTGCCGTTGCGCTCAGCGagcttttgcagcgcctgccTGGCATGCATGCACACGATGTGCTCATCCTTTTGCTCAAACATACCGTCGTGCGTGGGAATATGAGTGGgcaggaagcgcgcgacttgcattttgcgcgcctgttTGGTATCTATGCGCTGGTTCGCTCGGGCATCTTGTATGCGGACAATGCATCCCTCACCACGTTCCAGCGCTCCTTCCAAGTGCTGCTTGCCATTGCCGCGTACAAATCGTGGCTGAGTGAACCCAGCGGGTACGTGCTTGTACAGGCATTGGAGCCGCTGGCAAAGGATGCCATGTCGCGCCCTTCCTGGGCCGACGAGGCGATCCATTGGAGCGCGGATCGCATCTGCACCAACAAGGACCTTTCTCCAGAGAAGCTTGCCCTGTTCATCACCTTTCAGCGAATCGACCCTGGACTTGCAATGGAACCGCGGATCGTTCCACCGCTCAAATCTGAGCATTTGCTCGCTGCGTCCAACTTGCCGGTgattgcgcgtgcgctaaaggaagcagcgccgctgcaggtCGACGGCGACAAGGGAGCGCACGGGCCGGGAACGTGGACTACACACCTGCCGTTTGTATGGAATATGCTGCTGGATACCTACTTTTCCGTGCCAGATGCGAGCCCTCCAAACACAGCGCCGTTTGCCGATTTTTTTCGTATCGTCGTCGACGAGACGCTGTTTGCAAACAGCGCAAGCCCGGAGCGCAAGTCGTGGGGCTTCCAGGTTTTGCACAAGGCATTGGAACGCGCACCAGCTGACGTCCTTCCATTTCTCTTTACACCAAACCTGATGCGGACATGGATTAATCAACTTACAGAAAAGAACCGTttgctgcacagcatgGCGCAAAAGACAGTGACGTACGTGAGCGAGGCGGTGAAGCGCAATCCTACCGCAGGTCTTGCATTGGTTACAcagctgcttggcgagcatgGCCGCCAAAACTTTGACCGCGTCACACATACCAAGACGATCGAATCGATCCTTTCCTCTTTGGACGAGTCGGGCATTCGTCGTTACCTAGCGTATCTGCGTGGAGTTGCCTACGCTCCCGCGCCGGGAGACGACGAAAAGCTTGTCACTTCGCACCGGCAATGGGTATGCGATCAGATGCTGGCATTGGTGCGTAGTAACCtcgtgccgcgcatgcaAAAGTGGGTGGAGGACGTGCTTTTGTTTTTCGCAGCATTTGGCTACTTTGCAGTAGCCAAGACGCCAAAAGGGGGCTGGGACGAAATCCTTACTGCGCCGGCTGCGCCGTTCAGCAAAGAGacgcgcacgctttgccAGATGCGTCTTCAAGCGtgccttgccgagctcaaAGGTCCGAATCAAGCGGAGCAGCCATGGCTGCTCGCTGTCCAGGCCATGCACGCGAAGATGTGGAAAGACGACACGCACTTTAGTCCTACCGTCGACGATGCAGTGAAGGCGCGGATTGAAGGGGGCACCactgtgctgcgctccgTGGGAAAGGCTGCTGAGAAGACGAGTAAGGAGGACGTAAAGACGCGTATGCATGCATTCACTGCACTGCTCGCGGCAGTGATGCTTGTCACGTATGAAGACGATGCGGCGTCACCGGATCTTGTTGCGCCACTTGTCGATGCTGCAAAGAGCTTGTTCCCTGAGAAGaagagcaagcgcgaggctCGTCAAGAAGATTCTGCAGTCGAACTCCTCGTGGACATTCTCGTTGACTTGCTCGAGATCTCTTCTGCGTTCCTCCGTGCGGTAGTGAGCCGCACATTTGCAGTGTTTAGCGCTTCGATATCGGCTGCGAGTTTGGACCATTTGGTCGCTCAGCTGGGTGTGAATGCTGAGGGTGCAGGGGAGGAAATGGTGGATGAGGGGTATGAGGAGGTTGAGGAGGATGAGAATGAGGACGACGATGATGACGATGACaatgacgacgacgacaacGACGACGACAACGACAACGACAACGACGACGACAACGATTCTCACGACGACGACACCCACAATGACCAAGTCGATCCTATCCTCCGCTCCCGCATTGAAGAGGCATTCCGCGCGAGTGGCATGGTCGAAAGCGATGAAGACGATGCGTTTGATGACGACCAAATGACACAACTCGACGACAAGCTCGCAGAAATTTTTAAGCAACACAGCAACTCGCGACGCAAAGAATCCGAAGtgatccagcgcgacacCGCCTTGTTCCACAACAAAATCCTTGATCTGCTGGAAATCTATGCCAAAGAACAAAGTGCGTCGCCTCTGCTTGTGCGTTTGGCCGCACCGCTGTTTGCATTAGCAAGAGGCCATGGCGACACGACGCCACAAGTAGCTACTCGTGCAAGCCAAattttgcgctcgcgcgtgtgccgcCCCAAGGAGCAAGTCCGCGGCGACATCGACGCTCCTCACCTCTTAACCGAGCTTGAACATACGCTTGCCTTTTTGCGTACATCGCAGGACGCGCCACTCACTGAATTGGGCGGCGCCGTATGCCAGTTTTATACCAAAGTGCTCTTGAGAAATGACGATGCACAATTGCCCGAGATCGTCAAGGCGTACGATGctacgctgcgcgactttttACAGCGCAAGGCTTCGCCCGTCCGCCCCGCCTTTCTTCTGGATACGATCCGTCGCTTCAGCGTGCTCGgctgggcgctgcggcagccTCTGCTGGACGGCAGCCGATACAACTTTGCAGCACGCACCTATCGCCAAGTGCAAGACGTGAATATGCTACTcgtcgtgctgcagcagcagtgTACGGCAGAGACGCGCCACGCCAGTGTTCCAATCATTCTTGCCTTTATCGCCAAGGTACGCGACTCTATTCTTGACacgatccgcgccgctgtcgaGCCTACAGAAGAGTCGATGAACGCACAGCGTCTCAAGGAAGTGCTtcgctttgcgctgcaggcggtACGCAtcacggcgcgcatcgtcagTGGTGAGAAGGATGCTACAGGCACAATGACGTCGTGCTGGCcgcccgcggcgctgcaagacacacttgcgcagctgcaacGCTCGCCACGCTTTTCCAGCTCAACCTCGCTCCATGGCCTCTTGAAGGAAATGCTTGCCGTCGTTCAGCGCACAGGTACCAGCGAAGCGTTGCAAAAAAACAAGaaacgcgcgccggcaACAGACGCTGCCCCGCACGACGACCGACCCAAagccgccaagcgcgccaagccgCAGGGACCGTAG
- the MIH1 gene encoding protein-tyrosine-phosphatase (BUSCO:EOG09262FE3; EggNog:ENOG503NX7V; COG:D) — protein sequence MVTILSSPQIAAAAWSSDEGDHSTLSPVARDNAAVQELDHSFGSSMSISSLDSPERAAERRATLAVLAEDPFGACDTALWPANKPMLNILAKSSPHAMEISSPAAPELGSRASQDIIACAQRRVACVRRSATLHTSMSLLRTMSSADPACEQDSSPTDGPPAKRRLSTFRTVQDVSFGCGDSERVSRDAGPSSSRHTRSRSTALCWSHPEISPLCSSRKIAPTVTLSPAAEVSGDASWLLHAEPSKRACLVSSHPAASPGGMAGYFFDPQSPQYTASVAPPTPCFSRPFSPPRSPCSPMHNATLLAPSPIIACRSDVYKDPARPPIVEMDGVMMDAPHDPQRGSPVRASARRRTPGFALRRTQTSLPNNKENVMPSAPLPARSLSPVLPGFGTFEMDKKALPCFPVKSDGLMRISPTTLRTLLQGGFEDRVRGYQVVDCRFPYEHQGGHIPGAINMSTVEHVQRHFLTPGYGMHAANPMPMRTQSGMPDCHGDTRKFVLIFHCEFSWKRAPSLALALRQIDRAMGCDYPKCHFPDVYILQGGYADFYKTYPDVCEPSAYVPMDDPRYVRDRSAELTGFRRQFSRNRSFAYGDEHFSALSVLSSRPNFSSTLFRAEQQQPVAAQAAPLTEEPNTLDVPNAARDTSFSSAGDSSFEGDVSYSPCAAAEFRRPAQLPDLPHARPFVRRALLRAETTPNAVRSASHVPSV from the coding sequence ATGGTCACTATCCTGTCTTCGCCGCAGAtcgcggcggcagcgtgGAGTAGCGACGAGGGGGATCATAGCACATTGTCGCCTGTCGCCCGAGATAACGCCGCAGTCCAGGAACTGGACCACTCCTTTGGCTCGTCCATGTCTATCAGCTCGCTCGACAGTCCGGAGCGCGCGGCCGAGCGACGGGCCACGCTGGCGGTACTTGCCGAAGATCCATTCGGTGCCTGCGACACTGCACTATGGCCAGCGAACAAACCCATGCTGAATATCCTAGCCAAGAGCTCGCCGCATGCAATGGAGATTAGCTCGCCGGCTGCGCCAGAGCTTGGCTCGCGTGCATCCCAAGACATTATCGCttgtgcacagcgccgcgtggcctgtgtacggcgcagcgctacTCTGCACACATCCATGTCTTTGCTCCGTACAATGTCATCGGCCGACCCCGCATGTGAGCAGGACTCTAGTCCTACAGATGGCCCGCCTGCCAAGCGGCGCCTTTCGACGTTTCGCACGGTGCAGGACGTGTCGTTTGGGTGCGGTGACAGCGAGCGAGTTAGCCGCGATGCAGGTCCGTCCAGCAGCCGTCATACCCGCTCCAGAAGCACCGCGCTTTGCTGGTCGCATCCCGAAATCTCGCCGTTGTGCTCCTCGCGGAAGATTGCGCCGACTGTGACGTTATCCCCTGCTGCAGAGGTAAGCGGCGATGCCTCTTGGCTGCTGCATGCAGAGCCGAGCAAGCGTGCGTGTTTGGTAAGTTCGCATCCCGCTGCCTCGCCCGGCGGTATGGCCGGGTATTTTTTTGATCCCCAGTCGCCGCAATACACagccagcgtcgcgccgcccaccCCGTGTTTTTCCCGCCCATTCTccccgccgcgctcgccgtgctcgccgatgcacaACGCCACGTTGCTTGCACCTTCTCCCATAATTGCGTGCCGGTCTGACGTGTATAAGGACCCAGCGCGCCCGCCCATTGTTGAAATGGACGGAGTTATGATGGATGCACCCCATGATCCGCAGCGTGGATCGCCGGTgcgtgcgtctgcgcggcgtcgcacgcctggttttgcgctgcggcgcacacaaACGTCTTTGCCAAACAACAAGGAAAACGTGATGCCAAGTGCGCCTttgccggcgcgctcgcTGTCTCCGGTGCTCCCTGGGTTTGGCACGTTTGAGATGGACAAAAAAGCACTCCCGTGCTTCCCTGTAAAGAGCGATGGGCTGATGCGCATTTCGCCCACCACCCTGCGGACGCTGCTTCAGGGCGGTTTTGAGGACCGTGTCAGAGGATACCAGGTGGTCGACTGTCGCTTCCCGTACGAGCACCAAGGCGGGCACATTCCCGGCGCCATTAATATGAGCACGGTAGAGCATGTTCAGCGCCACTTTTTGACGCCTGGCTACGGAATGCATGCCGCGAATCCCATGCCGATGCGGACTCAAAGTGGCATGCCGGATTGCCACGGCGATACGCGCAAATTTGTCCTCATCTTTCACTGTGAATTTAGCTGgaaacgcgcgccgtcgttGGCGCTCGCACTCCGCCAAATCGATCGGGCGATGGGATGCGACTACCCGAAATGCCACTTTCCCGACGTCTACATTCTCCAGGGAGGCTACGCAGACTTTTACAAGACGTATCCGGACGTGTGCGAGCCAAGCGCATACGTTCCTATGGACGACCCACGCTACGTCCGCGATCGAAGTGCAGAACTGACTGGGTTCCGCAGGCAGTTTTCGCGGAATCGCAGCTTTGCGTACGGCGACGAACACTTTTCTGCCCTGTCCGTGCTCAGCAGCCGACCCAATTTTTCCTCGACCTTGTTCCGTGCAGAGCAGCAACAGcccgtcgctgcgcaggccGCACCGCTGACCGAAGAGCCAAACACGCTTGATGTGCcgaatgctgcgcgcgatacGAGTTTTAGCAGTGCCGGTGACTCGTCGTTCGAGGGCGATGTGTCGTATTCACcgtgtgccgctgcggaaTTCCGCCGCCCGGCGCAGCTTCCTGACCTGCCGCATGCCCGTCCGTTTGTACGGCGTGCCTTGTTGCGTGCGGAAACCACGCCGAATGCGGTACGTTCCGCTTCCCATGTCCCTAGTGTATGA